One segment of Echeneis naucrates chromosome 15, fEcheNa1.1, whole genome shotgun sequence DNA contains the following:
- the cryzl1 gene encoding quinone oxidoreductase-like protein 1 isoform X1, with protein MKGLYCRADAADAQPKFVIQETSLPEVLGSHQVRVQVKACGLSPLDFKLLGDIGIQRDLIPVGREVAGVVQQVGPKVCFFQPEDEVVGILPLDASCSGLCDVIDIDEHYLVQKPEKLSSVCVAAALRDALCAYTALHTHARMAVGHTLLVMDGASVRKITKPLDIFVTLKCKDMSKPLFHYTVDSFLVPVHLIHVLMLPGFQCACISSSPQSFGLMCIQLASYHGVRVLTTSHSLQKHTFLEQLRPSVGVQDPLVARVIQVYNGSSDLLPIVLEETGGLGVDIIIDSGVRLQEEEELKETKCLPHKHELISALGVGGHWVTSHQDLQLDPPDCRLLHLKSASVSFLNPETWTASSAQQGRYLHILKDILEKMAAGVLRPQPEDAVSLYEATVAMETVQHNQRKKAVVQL; from the exons ATGAAAGGTTTATACTGCCGAGCCGATGCGGCTGATGCGCAGCCCAAATTCGTTATTCAGGAAACG agtcTCCCAGAGGTCTTAGGCAGCCatcaggtcagagttcaggtCAAGGCATGTGGACTCAGTCCACTGGACTTCAAG TTGCTTGGTGACATTGGGATCCAGAGAGATTTAATTCCTGTTGGCAGAGAGGTGGCAGGGGTCGTCCAGCAAG tgGGCCCCAAGGTCTGCTTTTTTCAGCCAGAGGATGAGGTTGTAG GTATTCTTCCCCTGGATGCTTCCTGCTCAGGACTCTGTGATGTCATCGACATAGATGAACATTATTTAG tTCAGAAGCCAGAGaagctcagctcagtgtgtgttgcGGCAGCGTTGCGTGATGCCCTGTGTGCTTATacagctctgcacacacacgctcGCATGGCAGTAGGCCACACACTTCTGGTCATGGATGGAGCCAGTGTGCGTAAAATAACAAAGCCATTAGACATTTTTGTAACCTTAAAATGCAAAGATATGAGCAAACCCTTGTTCCATTATACAGTGGATTCCTTCCTTGTTCCTGTTCACTTAATACACGTTTTAATGTTGCCTGGGTTTCAGTGTGCTTGCATCTCTTCTTCCCCTCAGTCTTTTGGCCTTATGTGCATTCAGCTGGCCTCTTACCATGGCGTGAGGGTGCTGACAACATCACATtcgctgcaaaaacacacattcctgGAGCAGCTCCGGCCCAGCGTAG GTGTTCAGGATCCTTTAGTAG CTAGGGTCATTCAAGTCTACAATGGCTCTTCAGACCTGCTGCCAATTGTCTTGGAAGAGACAGGAGGACTGGGAGTGGATATCATCATAGACTCTGGAG TTCGtctgcaggaagaggaggagttaAAGGAGACAAAATGTCtcccacacaaacatgaactcatCAGTGCACTGGGTGTTGGGGGTCACTGGGTCACATCACACCAAGACCTGCAG CTGGATCCTCCAGACTGCagattattacatttaaaatcagCCTCCGTGTCCTTCCTCAATCCTGAAACCTGGACTGCCTCGTCAGCTCAGCAAGGGCGGTACCTGC ACATTCTGAAGGACATTTTGGAGAAGATGGCAGCTGGAGTACTCAG GCCTCAACCCGAGGACGCAGTCTCTCTCTATGAAGCaactgttgccatggagactgTCCAGCATAACCAGAGGAAGAAAGCTGTTGTTCAACTCTga
- the cryzl1 gene encoding quinone oxidoreductase-like protein 1 isoform X2: MKGLYCRADAADAQPKFVIQETSLPEVLGSHQVRVQVKACGLSPLDFKLLGDIGIQRDLIPVGREVAGVVQQVGPKVCFFQPEDEVVGILPLDASCSGLCDVIDIDEHYLVQKPEKLSSVCVAAALRDALCAYTALHTHARMAVGHTLLVMDGASVRKITKPLDIFVTLKCKDMSKPLFHYTVDSFLVPVHLIHVLMLPGFQCACISSSPQSFGLMCIQLASYHGVRVLTTSHSLQKHTFLEQLRPSVARVIQVYNGSSDLLPIVLEETGGLGVDIIIDSGVRLQEEEELKETKCLPHKHELISALGVGGHWVTSHQDLQLDPPDCRLLHLKSASVSFLNPETWTASSAQQGRYLHILKDILEKMAAGVLRPQPEDAVSLYEATVAMETVQHNQRKKAVVQL; this comes from the exons ATGAAAGGTTTATACTGCCGAGCCGATGCGGCTGATGCGCAGCCCAAATTCGTTATTCAGGAAACG agtcTCCCAGAGGTCTTAGGCAGCCatcaggtcagagttcaggtCAAGGCATGTGGACTCAGTCCACTGGACTTCAAG TTGCTTGGTGACATTGGGATCCAGAGAGATTTAATTCCTGTTGGCAGAGAGGTGGCAGGGGTCGTCCAGCAAG tgGGCCCCAAGGTCTGCTTTTTTCAGCCAGAGGATGAGGTTGTAG GTATTCTTCCCCTGGATGCTTCCTGCTCAGGACTCTGTGATGTCATCGACATAGATGAACATTATTTAG tTCAGAAGCCAGAGaagctcagctcagtgtgtgttgcGGCAGCGTTGCGTGATGCCCTGTGTGCTTATacagctctgcacacacacgctcGCATGGCAGTAGGCCACACACTTCTGGTCATGGATGGAGCCAGTGTGCGTAAAATAACAAAGCCATTAGACATTTTTGTAACCTTAAAATGCAAAGATATGAGCAAACCCTTGTTCCATTATACAGTGGATTCCTTCCTTGTTCCTGTTCACTTAATACACGTTTTAATGTTGCCTGGGTTTCAGTGTGCTTGCATCTCTTCTTCCCCTCAGTCTTTTGGCCTTATGTGCATTCAGCTGGCCTCTTACCATGGCGTGAGGGTGCTGACAACATCACATtcgctgcaaaaacacacattcctgGAGCAGCTCCGGCCCAGCGTAG CTAGGGTCATTCAAGTCTACAATGGCTCTTCAGACCTGCTGCCAATTGTCTTGGAAGAGACAGGAGGACTGGGAGTGGATATCATCATAGACTCTGGAG TTCGtctgcaggaagaggaggagttaAAGGAGACAAAATGTCtcccacacaaacatgaactcatCAGTGCACTGGGTGTTGGGGGTCACTGGGTCACATCACACCAAGACCTGCAG CTGGATCCTCCAGACTGCagattattacatttaaaatcagCCTCCGTGTCCTTCCTCAATCCTGAAACCTGGACTGCCTCGTCAGCTCAGCAAGGGCGGTACCTGC ACATTCTGAAGGACATTTTGGAGAAGATGGCAGCTGGAGTACTCAG GCCTCAACCCGAGGACGCAGTCTCTCTCTATGAAGCaactgttgccatggagactgTCCAGCATAACCAGAGGAAGAAAGCTGTTGTTCAACTCTga
- the cryzl1 gene encoding quinone oxidoreductase-like protein 1 isoform X3, producing MKGLYCRADAADAQPKFVIQETSLPEVLGSHQVRVQVKACGLSPLDFKLLGDIGIQRDLIPVGREVAGVVQQVGPKVCFFQPEDEVVGILPLDASCSGLCDVIDIDEHYLVQKPEKLSSVCVAAALRDALCAYTALHTHARMAVGHTLLVMDGASSFGLMCIQLASYHGVRVLTTSHSLQKHTFLEQLRPSVGVQDPLVARVIQVYNGSSDLLPIVLEETGGLGVDIIIDSGVRLQEEEELKETKCLPHKHELISALGVGGHWVTSHQDLQLDPPDCRLLHLKSASVSFLNPETWTASSAQQGRYLHILKDILEKMAAGVLRPQPEDAVSLYEATVAMETVQHNQRKKAVVQL from the exons ATGAAAGGTTTATACTGCCGAGCCGATGCGGCTGATGCGCAGCCCAAATTCGTTATTCAGGAAACG agtcTCCCAGAGGTCTTAGGCAGCCatcaggtcagagttcaggtCAAGGCATGTGGACTCAGTCCACTGGACTTCAAG TTGCTTGGTGACATTGGGATCCAGAGAGATTTAATTCCTGTTGGCAGAGAGGTGGCAGGGGTCGTCCAGCAAG tgGGCCCCAAGGTCTGCTTTTTTCAGCCAGAGGATGAGGTTGTAG GTATTCTTCCCCTGGATGCTTCCTGCTCAGGACTCTGTGATGTCATCGACATAGATGAACATTATTTAG tTCAGAAGCCAGAGaagctcagctcagtgtgtgttgcGGCAGCGTTGCGTGATGCCCTGTGTGCTTATacagctctgcacacacacgctcGCATGGCAGTAGGCCACACACTTCTGGTCATGGATGGAGCCAGT TCTTTTGGCCTTATGTGCATTCAGCTGGCCTCTTACCATGGCGTGAGGGTGCTGACAACATCACATtcgctgcaaaaacacacattcctgGAGCAGCTCCGGCCCAGCGTAG GTGTTCAGGATCCTTTAGTAG CTAGGGTCATTCAAGTCTACAATGGCTCTTCAGACCTGCTGCCAATTGTCTTGGAAGAGACAGGAGGACTGGGAGTGGATATCATCATAGACTCTGGAG TTCGtctgcaggaagaggaggagttaAAGGAGACAAAATGTCtcccacacaaacatgaactcatCAGTGCACTGGGTGTTGGGGGTCACTGGGTCACATCACACCAAGACCTGCAG CTGGATCCTCCAGACTGCagattattacatttaaaatcagCCTCCGTGTCCTTCCTCAATCCTGAAACCTGGACTGCCTCGTCAGCTCAGCAAGGGCGGTACCTGC ACATTCTGAAGGACATTTTGGAGAAGATGGCAGCTGGAGTACTCAG GCCTCAACCCGAGGACGCAGTCTCTCTCTATGAAGCaactgttgccatggagactgTCCAGCATAACCAGAGGAAGAAAGCTGTTGTTCAACTCTga
- the cryzl1 gene encoding quinone oxidoreductase-like protein 1 isoform X4 — translation MKGLYCRADAADAQPKFVIQETSLPEVLGSHQVRVQVKACGLSPLDFKLLGDIGIQRDLIPVGREVAGVVQQVGPKVCFFQPEDEVVGILPLDASCSGLCDVIDIDEHYLVQKPEKLSSVCVAAALRDALCAYTALHTHARMAVGHTLLVMDGASSFGLMCIQLASYHGVRVLTTSHSLQKHTFLEQLRPSVARVIQVYNGSSDLLPIVLEETGGLGVDIIIDSGVRLQEEEELKETKCLPHKHELISALGVGGHWVTSHQDLQLDPPDCRLLHLKSASVSFLNPETWTASSAQQGRYLHILKDILEKMAAGVLRPQPEDAVSLYEATVAMETVQHNQRKKAVVQL, via the exons ATGAAAGGTTTATACTGCCGAGCCGATGCGGCTGATGCGCAGCCCAAATTCGTTATTCAGGAAACG agtcTCCCAGAGGTCTTAGGCAGCCatcaggtcagagttcaggtCAAGGCATGTGGACTCAGTCCACTGGACTTCAAG TTGCTTGGTGACATTGGGATCCAGAGAGATTTAATTCCTGTTGGCAGAGAGGTGGCAGGGGTCGTCCAGCAAG tgGGCCCCAAGGTCTGCTTTTTTCAGCCAGAGGATGAGGTTGTAG GTATTCTTCCCCTGGATGCTTCCTGCTCAGGACTCTGTGATGTCATCGACATAGATGAACATTATTTAG tTCAGAAGCCAGAGaagctcagctcagtgtgtgttgcGGCAGCGTTGCGTGATGCCCTGTGTGCTTATacagctctgcacacacacgctcGCATGGCAGTAGGCCACACACTTCTGGTCATGGATGGAGCCAGT TCTTTTGGCCTTATGTGCATTCAGCTGGCCTCTTACCATGGCGTGAGGGTGCTGACAACATCACATtcgctgcaaaaacacacattcctgGAGCAGCTCCGGCCCAGCGTAG CTAGGGTCATTCAAGTCTACAATGGCTCTTCAGACCTGCTGCCAATTGTCTTGGAAGAGACAGGAGGACTGGGAGTGGATATCATCATAGACTCTGGAG TTCGtctgcaggaagaggaggagttaAAGGAGACAAAATGTCtcccacacaaacatgaactcatCAGTGCACTGGGTGTTGGGGGTCACTGGGTCACATCACACCAAGACCTGCAG CTGGATCCTCCAGACTGCagattattacatttaaaatcagCCTCCGTGTCCTTCCTCAATCCTGAAACCTGGACTGCCTCGTCAGCTCAGCAAGGGCGGTACCTGC ACATTCTGAAGGACATTTTGGAGAAGATGGCAGCTGGAGTACTCAG GCCTCAACCCGAGGACGCAGTCTCTCTCTATGAAGCaactgttgccatggagactgTCCAGCATAACCAGAGGAAGAAAGCTGTTGTTCAACTCTga